Proteins from a genomic interval of Rosa chinensis cultivar Old Blush chromosome 2, RchiOBHm-V2, whole genome shotgun sequence:
- the LOC112186412 gene encoding probable mannitol dehydrogenase isoform X4, whose product MSLDHFCRHEIVGQVTKVGLNVKKFKVGDVAGVGCMMGSCGSCENCKQDLENYCPKMLWTFSGQYEDGTRAFGGYSNKFVVEEHFAVRIPNDIPLAGVAPLLCAGITVYSPLKYFGLVPQPGSKKHLGVVGLGGVGHMAVKFAKAFGAKVTVISSSPSKEKEAVEQLGADSFLISHDHEKLEAALGTMDGIIDTVSASHSLLPLIGLLKTSGKLVLVGAPVEPPELPVFPLIMGRKVIAGSAIGGMKETQEMIDFAAKHNIIADVEVIPMDYVNTALERLEKGDNVKYRFVIDVANTIKCAN is encoded by the exons ATGTCACT tgATCATTTTTGTAGGCATGAAATTGTTGGCCAAGTGACCAAGGTTGGGCTCAACgtcaaaaaattcaaagttgGAGATGTAGCCGGAGTAGGGTGCATGATGGGTTCATGTGGCTCATGCGAGAACTGCAAACAAGACTTGGAAAATTACTGCCCCAAAATGTTATGGACCTTCAGTGGACAATATGAAGATGGAACAAGAGCCTTTGGTGGATATTCCAATAAGTTTGTTGTGGAAGAGCACTTTGCCGTCCGAATCCCAAATGACATACCACTAGCAGGTGTCGCCCCGCTATTGTGTGCTGGGATTACCGTGTATAGCCCCCTGAAATATTTCGGACTAGTCCCCCAGCCCGGTAGCAAGAAACATTTGGGTGTTGTTGGGCTTGGAGGTGTAGGTCATATGGCCGTGAAGTTTGCCAAAGCTTTCGGAGCAAAGGTCACTGTCATTAGTTCCTCTCCGAGTAAGGAAAAGGAAGCAGTGGAACAACTTGGTGCAGATTCATTTTTGATCAGTCATGACCATGAGAAATTGGAG GCTGCCTTGGGCACCATGGATGGTATCATCGACACTGTTTCTGCTTCTCACTCTCTCCTCCCATTGATTGGCTTGCTAAAAACTAGTGGAAAACTAGTTTTGGTGGGTGCTCCAGTGGAGCCACCTGAGCTTCCCGTCTTCCCTTTAATTATGG GGAGGAAAGTTATTGCTGGTAGTGCAATTGGGGGGATGAAAGAGACTCAAGAGATGATAGATTTTGCAGCAAAGCACAACATCATAGCAGATGTCGAAGTTATTCCAATGGATTATGTGAACACTGCTCTTGAACGACTTGAGAAAGGCGACAATGTTAAATATCGCTTTGTCATCGATGTTGCCAACACAATAAAATGTGCAAACTAG
- the LOC112186412 gene encoding probable mannitol dehydrogenase isoform X2: MRHLAFVFQLCFLISCFPFALVRSHRLGHEIVGQVTKVGLNVKKFKVGDVAGVGCMMGSCGSCENCKQDLENYCPKMLWTFSGQYEDGTRAFGGYSNKFVVEEHFAVRIPNDIPLAGVAPLLCAGITVYSPLKYFGLVPQPGSKKHLGVVGLGGVGHMAVKFAKAFGAKVTVISSSPSKEKEAVEQLGADSFLISHDHEKLEAALGTMDGIIDTVSASHSLLPLIGLLKTSGKLVLVGAPVEPPELPVFPLIMGRKVIAGSAIGGMKETQEMIDFAAKHNIIADVEVIPMDYVNTALERLEKGDNVKYRFVIDVANTIKCAN; the protein is encoded by the exons ATGAGGCATCTTGCCTTCGTTTTTCAATTATGTTTCTTAATTTCGTGTTTCCCTTTCGCTTTGGTCCGTTCTCATCGACTCGG GCATGAAATTGTTGGCCAAGTGACCAAGGTTGGGCTCAACgtcaaaaaattcaaagttgGAGATGTAGCCGGAGTAGGGTGCATGATGGGTTCATGTGGCTCATGCGAGAACTGCAAACAAGACTTGGAAAATTACTGCCCCAAAATGTTATGGACCTTCAGTGGACAATATGAAGATGGAACAAGAGCCTTTGGTGGATATTCCAATAAGTTTGTTGTGGAAGAGCACTTTGCCGTCCGAATCCCAAATGACATACCACTAGCAGGTGTCGCCCCGCTATTGTGTGCTGGGATTACCGTGTATAGCCCCCTGAAATATTTCGGACTAGTCCCCCAGCCCGGTAGCAAGAAACATTTGGGTGTTGTTGGGCTTGGAGGTGTAGGTCATATGGCCGTGAAGTTTGCCAAAGCTTTCGGAGCAAAGGTCACTGTCATTAGTTCCTCTCCGAGTAAGGAAAAGGAAGCAGTGGAACAACTTGGTGCAGATTCATTTTTGATCAGTCATGACCATGAGAAATTGGAG GCTGCCTTGGGCACCATGGATGGTATCATCGACACTGTTTCTGCTTCTCACTCTCTCCTCCCATTGATTGGCTTGCTAAAAACTAGTGGAAAACTAGTTTTGGTGGGTGCTCCAGTGGAGCCACCTGAGCTTCCCGTCTTCCCTTTAATTATGG GGAGGAAAGTTATTGCTGGTAGTGCAATTGGGGGGATGAAAGAGACTCAAGAGATGATAGATTTTGCAGCAAAGCACAACATCATAGCAGATGTCGAAGTTATTCCAATGGATTATGTGAACACTGCTCTTGAACGACTTGAGAAAGGCGACAATGTTAAATATCGCTTTGTCATCGATGTTGCCAACACAATAAAATGTGCAAACTAG
- the LOC112186412 gene encoding probable mannitol dehydrogenase isoform X3, with protein MSLDCCLLFAGKKNKLYDHFCRHEIVGQVTKVGLNVKKFKVGDVAGVGCMMGSCGSCENCKQDLENYCPKMLWTFSGQYEDGTRAFGGYSNKFVVEEHFAVRIPNDIPLAGVAPLLCAGITVYSPLKYFGLVPQPGSKKHLGVVGLGGVGHMAVKFAKAFGAKVTVISSSPSKEKEAVEQLGADSFLISHDHEKLEAALGTMDGIIDTVSASHSLLPLIGLLKTSGKLVLVGAPVEPPELPVFPLIMGRKVIAGSAIGGMKETQEMIDFAAKHNIIADVEVIPMDYVNTALERLEKGDNVKYRFVIDVANTIKCAN; from the exons ATGTCACTTGATTGCTGTTTGCTGTTTgctgggaaaaaaaataaattgtatgATCATTTTTGTAGGCATGAAATTGTTGGCCAAGTGACCAAGGTTGGGCTCAACgtcaaaaaattcaaagttgGAGATGTAGCCGGAGTAGGGTGCATGATGGGTTCATGTGGCTCATGCGAGAACTGCAAACAAGACTTGGAAAATTACTGCCCCAAAATGTTATGGACCTTCAGTGGACAATATGAAGATGGAACAAGAGCCTTTGGTGGATATTCCAATAAGTTTGTTGTGGAAGAGCACTTTGCCGTCCGAATCCCAAATGACATACCACTAGCAGGTGTCGCCCCGCTATTGTGTGCTGGGATTACCGTGTATAGCCCCCTGAAATATTTCGGACTAGTCCCCCAGCCCGGTAGCAAGAAACATTTGGGTGTTGTTGGGCTTGGAGGTGTAGGTCATATGGCCGTGAAGTTTGCCAAAGCTTTCGGAGCAAAGGTCACTGTCATTAGTTCCTCTCCGAGTAAGGAAAAGGAAGCAGTGGAACAACTTGGTGCAGATTCATTTTTGATCAGTCATGACCATGAGAAATTGGAG GCTGCCTTGGGCACCATGGATGGTATCATCGACACTGTTTCTGCTTCTCACTCTCTCCTCCCATTGATTGGCTTGCTAAAAACTAGTGGAAAACTAGTTTTGGTGGGTGCTCCAGTGGAGCCACCTGAGCTTCCCGTCTTCCCTTTAATTATGG GGAGGAAAGTTATTGCTGGTAGTGCAATTGGGGGGATGAAAGAGACTCAAGAGATGATAGATTTTGCAGCAAAGCACAACATCATAGCAGATGTCGAAGTTATTCCAATGGATTATGTGAACACTGCTCTTGAACGACTTGAGAAAGGCGACAATGTTAAATATCGCTTTGTCATCGATGTTGCCAACACAATAAAATGTGCAAACTAG